The proteins below are encoded in one region of Sphingomonas sp.:
- a CDS encoding MBL fold metallo-hydrolase, with protein MQNDPQSAPMRAAIVPVTPLQQNCTLLWCTRTMRGAFVDPGGDLPKLRAAAQQHGVTIEKILITHGHIDHCGSAGEFARELGVPIEGPHEADRFWIARLEDDGRKYGVRGHPFEPDRWLVDGDQVTVGNLTLDVYHCPGHTPGHVVFHHPESKFATVGDVLFQGSIGRTDFPMGNHQDLLDSIVAKLWPLGGETVFVPGHGPLSNFAHERRTNPYVSDSALA; from the coding sequence ATGCAGAACGATCCCCAGAGTGCACCCATGCGCGCGGCCATCGTGCCGGTCACGCCGCTCCAGCAGAATTGCACGCTGCTGTGGTGCACCCGGACGATGCGCGGCGCGTTCGTCGATCCCGGCGGTGACCTCCCCAAGCTGCGCGCCGCCGCGCAGCAGCATGGCGTCACGATCGAGAAAATCCTGATCACCCATGGCCATATCGATCATTGCGGTTCGGCGGGCGAGTTCGCCAGGGAACTGGGCGTGCCGATCGAGGGCCCGCACGAGGCCGACCGCTTCTGGATCGCGCGGCTCGAGGATGACGGCAGGAAATATGGGGTGCGGGGGCATCCGTTCGAGCCCGACCGCTGGCTGGTCGATGGCGATCAGGTCACCGTCGGCAACCTGACGCTCGATGTCTATCACTGCCCCGGCCACACGCCCGGCCATGTCGTCTTCCACCATCCCGAATCGAAGTTCGCGACCGTCGGCGACGTGCTGTTCCAGGGCTCGATCGGCCGCACCGATTTCCCGATGGGCAATCATCAGGACCTGCTCGACTCGATCGTCGCCAAGCTCTGGCCGCTGGGCGGCGAGACGGTGTTCGTCCCCGGCCACGGCCCGCTCAGCAACTTCGCGCACGAGCGCAGGACCAACCCCTATGTGAGCGATTCCGCGCTCGCCTAG
- the pabB gene encoding aminodeoxychorismate synthase component I has protein sequence MGLTPPFVLLDDARPGGAGARLYRDPVGVVRAEGPGDVKAAMAELRAARARGLHAAGYLTYDAGKSFEPRAEAMTGKAPCLWFGLFDGYETVTPPDLLPDPAGAWAGAPRPNIPRARYEAAFARVAELIAAGDIYQANLTFRATVPFAGSPLALYALLRDRAAAGYGGLIATGEQWLLSFSPELFFSLESGKLTARPMKGTAVREADPERDRAAAETLASDPKQRAENLMIVDLMRNDLARVARAGSVAVPQLFHVERYPTVHQMVSTVTATLADDLDATDALAALFPCGSITGAPKLRAMEIIAAVEEDARGVYTGSIGRLDANGDAMFNVAIRTLTLDEDCATVGLGSGVVADSNAAEEWAECLAKGAFVKSGEKPFDLIETMKFDPEAGMPLLERHLARMKASALIFGFEFDRHAARNELQAATFRLRTPAKVRLLLAPSGAVAIGIAPLPKAPERPVRAAIIAREVAPDDFRLFHKTSRRSLYRRVPDTFETLYIDAEGHLTEGSFTSLFVERDGVLVTPPLHRGLLPGVLRAELLESGRAVEGDLTPADLENGFYIGNAVRGLVSAVTVADRALAE, from the coding sequence ATGGGGCTCACTCCTCCCTTCGTATTGCTCGACGACGCACGCCCCGGTGGCGCGGGCGCGCGGCTGTATCGCGATCCGGTGGGTGTCGTGCGCGCCGAAGGGCCGGGTGACGTCAAGGCCGCGATGGCCGAATTGCGGGCGGCGCGGGCGCGGGGCCTGCATGCCGCCGGCTATCTGACCTATGACGCGGGCAAGAGCTTCGAGCCCCGCGCCGAGGCGATGACGGGCAAGGCGCCTTGCCTTTGGTTCGGACTGTTCGATGGCTACGAAACCGTCACGCCCCCCGATCTGCTTCCCGATCCCGCCGGGGCATGGGCGGGGGCGCCGCGGCCCAACATCCCCCGCGCCCGCTACGAGGCGGCGTTCGCCCGCGTCGCCGAGCTGATCGCGGCGGGGGACATTTATCAGGCCAACCTCACCTTCCGCGCCACCGTGCCCTTTGCCGGCAGTCCGCTGGCGCTGTACGCGCTGCTGAGAGACCGGGCGGCGGCGGGCTATGGCGGGCTGATCGCGACCGGCGAACAATGGCTGCTGTCCTTCTCGCCCGAGCTGTTCTTCTCGCTCGAAAGCGGCAAGCTGACCGCGCGGCCGATGAAGGGAACGGCGGTGCGCGAGGCCGATCCCGAGCGCGACCGCGCCGCCGCCGAGACGCTCGCGTCGGATCCCAAGCAGCGCGCCGAGAATCTGATGATCGTCGATCTGATGCGCAACGATCTCGCCCGGGTGGCGCGGGCCGGCAGCGTCGCGGTGCCGCAACTCTTCCATGTCGAGCGCTATCCGACGGTCCATCAGATGGTCTCGACGGTCACCGCCACGCTGGCCGACGATCTCGACGCGACCGACGCGCTGGCGGCGCTGTTTCCGTGCGGTTCGATCACCGGCGCGCCCAAGCTCCGCGCAATGGAGATCATCGCCGCGGTCGAGGAGGATGCACGCGGGGTCTATACCGGTTCGATCGGGCGGCTCGACGCCAATGGCGACGCGATGTTCAATGTCGCGATCCGGACGCTGACGCTGGATGAAGATTGCGCGACGGTCGGCCTGGGATCGGGCGTGGTCGCCGATTCGAACGCCGCCGAGGAATGGGCCGAATGCCTCGCCAAGGGCGCGTTCGTCAAATCGGGCGAGAAGCCGTTCGACCTGATCGAGACGATGAAGTTCGATCCCGAAGCCGGGATGCCGCTGCTCGAACGCCACCTCGCGCGGATGAAGGCGAGCGCGCTGATCTTCGGCTTCGAATTCGACCGCCACGCCGCACGCAACGAATTGCAGGCCGCGACCTTCCGGTTGCGCACCCCCGCCAAGGTCCGGCTGTTGCTCGCGCCATCGGGCGCGGTGGCGATCGGGATCGCGCCCTTGCCCAAGGCGCCGGAGCGACCGGTCAGGGCCGCGATCATCGCCCGCGAAGTTGCGCCAGACGACTTCCGGCTGTTTCACAAGACCAGCCGGCGGAGCCTGTACCGGCGCGTGCCGGATACCTTCGAGACGCTCTATATCGATGCGGAGGGTCATCTGACCGAAGGCAGCTTCACCTCGCTCTTCGTCGAGCGCGACGGCGTGCTGGTGACGCCACCGCTCCACCGCGGGTTGCTTCCCGGCGTGCTGCGCGCCGAGCTGCTCGAATCGGGCCGGGCAGTCGAGGGCGATCTGACCCCCGCCGATCTCGAAAACGGCTTCTATATCGGCAATGCCGTGCGCGGACTGGTTTCAGCCGTTACAGTTGCGGACCGAGCCCTTGCGGAGTAG
- a CDS encoding pyridoxal phosphate-dependent aminotransferase, which translates to MQTSAALNRIQPSATLAMTSRVFELKRQGIDVIGLGAGEPDFDTPDFVKEAAIEAIRAGKTKYTNVDGTPELKQAIQAKYARDNGLTYAENQISVNSGGKHTLFNAFCATIDPGDEVIVPAPYWVSYPDVVEFAGGKPVFVSAGAEQNYKLRPEQLEAAITARTKWVVLNSPSNPTGAAYSEAELKALGEVLERHPHVLVYADDMYEHILYDGFEFRTIAQVCPALYDRTLTANGVSKAYAMTGWRIGYAGGPAWLIKAMGKLQSQSTSNPCSISQAASVAALNGDQSFLKERVAAFQGRRDLVVSMLNQINGMNCPRPEGAFYVYPEFSALIGKTTPKGMVIDTDEAMINYLLDDARVAAVHGAAFGFSPALRISYATSDEILTEACGRIQEACAALR; encoded by the coding sequence ATGCAGACTTCCGCCGCGCTCAACCGAATCCAGCCCTCCGCCACGCTCGCGATGACGAGCCGCGTGTTCGAGCTTAAACGCCAGGGAATCGATGTGATCGGCCTCGGCGCCGGCGAGCCCGATTTCGACACGCCCGATTTCGTCAAGGAAGCCGCAATCGAAGCGATCCGCGCGGGCAAGACCAAATACACCAATGTCGACGGGACGCCCGAGCTCAAGCAGGCGATCCAGGCCAAATATGCTCGCGACAATGGCCTGACCTATGCCGAGAACCAGATCAGCGTGAATTCGGGCGGCAAGCACACGCTGTTCAACGCATTCTGCGCGACGATCGACCCGGGCGACGAAGTGATCGTCCCGGCGCCCTATTGGGTGAGCTACCCGGACGTCGTCGAGTTTGCCGGCGGCAAACCGGTGTTCGTATCGGCCGGCGCCGAGCAGAATTACAAGCTGCGCCCCGAGCAATTGGAAGCCGCGATCACCGCCAGGACCAAATGGGTGGTGCTCAATTCGCCGTCGAACCCGACCGGCGCCGCCTATAGCGAAGCCGAGCTCAAGGCGCTCGGCGAAGTGCTCGAACGGCATCCGCATGTTCTCGTCTACGCCGACGATATGTATGAGCACATCCTCTACGACGGCTTCGAATTCCGCACGATCGCGCAGGTCTGCCCGGCGCTCTACGACCGCACGCTGACCGCCAATGGCGTGTCCAAGGCCTATGCGATGACCGGCTGGCGGATCGGCTATGCCGGCGGCCCGGCCTGGCTGATCAAGGCGATGGGCAAGCTCCAGTCGCAATCGACCTCGAACCCGTGCAGCATTTCGCAGGCGGCTTCGGTGGCGGCGCTCAACGGCGACCAGAGCTTCCTGAAAGAACGCGTCGCCGCCTTCCAGGGCCGCCGCGATCTCGTCGTGTCGATGCTCAACCAGATCAACGGGATGAACTGCCCGCGTCCCGAGGGCGCATTCTACGTCTATCCCGAGTTCAGCGCGCTGATCGGCAAGACCACGCCCAAGGGCATGGTGATCGACACCGACGAGGCGATGATCAACTATCTGCTCGACGATGCGCGGGTCGCGGCGGTGCATGGCGCGGCGTTCGGCTTCTCGCCCGCCTTGCGCATCAGCTACGCCACCTCGGACGAGATTCTGACCGAGGCCTGCGGGCGGATCCAGGAAGCCTGCGCGGCCTTGCGCTAA
- the msrA gene encoding peptide-methionine (S)-S-oxide reductase MsrA produces the protein MLKWTLPAAALTGAALLLAQPSAGAERAVPIPAPAQDVTGVNGQQVAILAGGCFWGMEAVFQSVKGVTSVTSGYAGGTARTATYTQVSTEKTGHAEAIRIIYDPRKVSYGTLLRIYFSVAHDPTQLNRQGPDTGPSYRSAIFPQSEAQRRVAAAYIAQLTKAKSFPRAIVTRLETGQFFAAEAYHQDFFWRNPSHPYIVRWDKPKVAAFRNAYPQLVN, from the coding sequence ATGCTCAAATGGACGCTCCCCGCCGCCGCCCTGACCGGGGCCGCGCTGTTGCTCGCGCAGCCTTCGGCAGGCGCCGAACGCGCGGTTCCGATCCCCGCGCCCGCGCAGGATGTGACCGGGGTGAACGGCCAGCAGGTCGCGATACTGGCGGGCGGCTGCTTCTGGGGCATGGAAGCGGTGTTCCAGTCGGTGAAGGGTGTGACTTCGGTCACCTCTGGCTATGCCGGCGGCACCGCCAGGACCGCAACCTATACGCAGGTATCGACCGAGAAGACCGGCCATGCCGAGGCGATCCGGATCATCTACGATCCGCGCAAGGTCAGCTACGGCACGTTGCTGCGCATCTATTTCTCGGTCGCGCACGATCCGACCCAGCTCAATCGCCAGGGACCGGATACCGGCCCGAGCTATCGTTCGGCGATCTTTCCGCAGAGCGAGGCGCAGCGCCGCGTGGCCGCCGCCTATATCGCCCAGCTTACCAAGGCGAAATCGTTTCCGCGCGCGATCGTCACCAGGCTCGAGACCGGCCAGTTCTTCGCGGCCGAGGCCTATCATCAGGACTTCTTCTGGCGGAATCCCAGCCACCCGTACATCGTGCGCTGGGACAAGCCGAAGGTGGCGGCGTTCCGCAACGCCTATCCACAACTGGTGAACTGA
- a CDS encoding DUF1489 domain-containing protein: protein MPLHLTKVAYGADSVDYLAGRLALKAAHQPAFLTTRYLPKRHEEIVGGSLFWIIKHKLVGRSPIIGFGEAEGGRVAIYLEPKLILTHPLPKRAHQGWRYLEDANAPRDLGEGGDGAGELPPALLGELAAMGLV, encoded by the coding sequence GTGCCACTCCACCTCACCAAAGTCGCTTATGGCGCCGATTCGGTCGATTATCTCGCCGGGCGCCTCGCGCTCAAGGCGGCGCATCAGCCCGCTTTCCTGACGACGCGCTATTTGCCCAAGCGCCACGAAGAGATCGTCGGCGGCTCGCTGTTCTGGATCATCAAGCACAAATTGGTCGGTCGCTCGCCGATTATCGGCTTTGGCGAGGCCGAAGGCGGGCGGGTTGCGATTTATCTCGAACCCAAACTGATCCTCACACACCCTCTGCCCAAGCGTGCCCATCAGGGCTGGCGCTATCTCGAAGATGCGAACGCGCCACGCGATCTTGGTGAGGGCGGTGACGGTGCCGGGGAGCTGCCGCCTGCTCTGCTCGGCGAGCTGGCGGCGATGGGTCTGGTCTAG
- the mgtE gene encoding magnesium transporter — MSETELHDAIAAPESELDEDDRLKPAFVSAVLEAVEGGDFAVAHALVEPLHPADIADLVELAPSEDRPALVSAIADLIDGDVLAEMNDYVREVLVDALTATQVADLASELDTDDAVAIIEDMEPEDQREVLRALDPDDRAAIEEALSYPEETAGRLMQRELIAVPEHWTVGDVLDFLRGEEELPTDFWEIFVVDPAHKPLGTCALSWILRTPRVVRIADVMKREQTLIPVDMDQEEVALRFQKYALISAAVVDPNGRLVGVITVDDIVHIISEEAGEDILRLSGAGEGDINEPVLDSYKARVRWLIANLGTALVAATIITLFEGTISKMVALAALMPIVAGVGGNAGTQTMAVTVRALAMNQLTQSNTWRAIRREITIAILNGMSVALVIGIAVGLFYGHPQLGAVIATAMLANILIAGLAGVIVPLTLDRFDADPAVASSVFVTMTTDSMGFLVFLGLATISGLVG, encoded by the coding sequence ATGAGCGAGACCGAACTGCACGACGCCATCGCGGCACCCGAAAGCGAACTCGATGAGGACGACCGGCTGAAGCCCGCCTTCGTCAGCGCCGTGCTCGAAGCGGTCGAGGGCGGCGATTTCGCCGTGGCGCACGCCTTGGTCGAGCCGCTTCACCCCGCCGACATCGCCGATCTTGTCGAGCTGGCGCCGTCCGAGGACCGCCCCGCGCTCGTTTCCGCCATCGCCGATCTCATCGACGGCGACGTACTCGCGGAGATGAACGACTATGTCCGCGAGGTGTTGGTCGACGCGCTGACCGCGACTCAGGTCGCCGATCTCGCTTCCGAACTCGATACCGACGACGCGGTTGCGATCATCGAGGACATGGAGCCCGAGGATCAGCGCGAGGTGCTCCGGGCGCTTGATCCCGATGACCGCGCCGCGATCGAGGAAGCGCTTTCCTACCCCGAGGAGACCGCCGGCCGCCTGATGCAGCGCGAACTGATCGCGGTGCCCGAGCATTGGACCGTCGGTGACGTGCTCGATTTCCTGCGTGGCGAGGAGGAGCTGCCGACCGACTTCTGGGAAATCTTCGTCGTCGATCCCGCGCACAAGCCGCTCGGCACCTGCGCGCTGTCGTGGATTCTCCGCACCCCGCGCGTGGTCCGAATCGCTGACGTCATGAAGCGCGAGCAGACGCTGATCCCGGTCGACATGGACCAGGAAGAAGTCGCGCTGCGCTTCCAGAAATACGCGCTGATCTCGGCGGCGGTGGTCGATCCCAACGGCCGGCTGGTCGGCGTCATCACCGTCGACGACATCGTCCATATCATCTCCGAGGAAGCCGGCGAGGACATCCTCCGCCTGTCGGGCGCGGGCGAGGGCGACATCAACGAGCCGGTGCTCGACAGCTACAAGGCGCGGGTGCGCTGGCTGATCGCCAATCTCGGTACGGCGCTGGTCGCCGCGACGATCATCACATTGTTCGAAGGCACGATCAGCAAGATGGTCGCGCTCGCCGCGCTGATGCCGATCGTGGCCGGGGTCGGCGGCAATGCCGGCACCCAGACCATGGCGGTGACGGTGCGCGCGCTGGCGATGAACCAGCTCACGCAATCGAACACCTGGCGCGCGATCCGCCGCGAGATCACCATCGCGATCCTGAACGGGATGAGCGTCGCGCTGGTGATCGGCATCGCGGTGGGCTTGTTCTACGGTCACCCGCAATTGGGCGCGGTGATCGCGACGGCGATGCTCGCCAATATCCTCATCGCCGGGCTGGCGGGAGTGATCGTGCCGCTGACGCTCGACCGGTTCGATGCCGATCCGGCGGTCGCCTCCTCGGTGTTCGTGACGATGACCACCGATTCGATGGGGTTCCTTGTCTTCCTGGGCCTCGCCACGATCAGCGGCCTGGTCGGTTGA
- a CDS encoding peptidylprolyl isomerase, with protein MTEFTKLNLTLDTGEVTIKLRPDLAPAHVERIGTLANEGFYDGVTFHRVIDGFMAQGGDPTGTGMSGSDKPNLKAEFSREPHNRGVCSMARTMDPNTANSQFFICLDDATFLDGQYTVWGEVTDGMDAVDALPKGEPPRNPGKIVKATAE; from the coding sequence GTGACCGAATTCACCAAGCTCAACCTCACGCTCGACACCGGCGAGGTGACCATCAAGCTGCGTCCCGATCTCGCCCCCGCCCATGTCGAGCGCATCGGCACGCTCGCCAATGAAGGCTTTTACGACGGGGTGACCTTCCACCGCGTGATCGACGGCTTCATGGCGCAGGGCGGCGACCCCACCGGAACCGGCATGTCCGGCTCGGACAAGCCCAACCTCAAGGCCGAGTTCAGCCGCGAGCCGCACAATCGCGGCGTCTGCTCGATGGCGCGGACGATGGATCCGAACACCGCCAACTCGCAGTTCTTCATCTGCCTCGACGACGCGACCTTCCTTGACGGGCAATACACCGTCTGGGGCGAAGTTACCGACGGCATGGACGCGGTCGACGCGCTCCCCAAGGGCGAGCCACCGCGCAACCCCGGCAAGATCGTCAAGGCGACCGCCGAGTAA
- a CDS encoding MAPEG family protein has translation MILLPVTLTTAAAAALINFWLALRIGQVRSAEKVWVGDGGNQRLIARMRAQLNFAEYTPLVLILLGLIELARGGSLYLWLVAMVYVFGRVLHGFGMDGFRAGRMIGAVTTMLITLGLAIYAALIAYGIL, from the coding sequence ATGATCCTGCTGCCCGTTACCTTGACCACCGCCGCGGCCGCCGCGCTCATCAACTTCTGGCTCGCGCTGCGAATCGGCCAGGTCCGCTCAGCGGAAAAAGTGTGGGTGGGGGATGGCGGCAACCAGCGCCTGATCGCGCGCATGCGCGCGCAACTGAATTTCGCCGAATATACTCCGCTGGTGCTGATCCTGCTCGGGCTGATCGAACTGGCGCGCGGCGGCAGCCTCTATTTATGGCTGGTGGCGATGGTCTATGTCTTTGGCCGCGTGCTCCACGGCTTCGGCATGGACGGTTTTCGGGCGGGACGGATGATCGGCGCGGTGACTACCATGCTGATCACCCTCGGCCTCGCCATCTACGCCGCCTTGATCGCCTATGGCATTCTCTGA
- the rpmF gene encoding 50S ribosomal protein L32: MAVPKRKTSPSRRGMRRAHDALTVAAFQECPNCGELKRPHNLCTACGHYNGREITAEG; encoded by the coding sequence ATGGCCGTCCCCAAGAGAAAGACCTCGCCGTCGCGGCGTGGCATGCGCCGGGCGCACGATGCGCTCACGGTCGCAGCGTTCCAGGAATGCCCGAATTGCGGCGAACTGAAGCGCCCCCACAACCTCTGCACCGCCTGCGGCCACTATAACGGCCGCGAGATCACGGCCGAGGGCTGA
- the plsX gene encoding phosphate acyltransferase PlsX — MTNPSRIAVDAMGGDEGIAVMLAGVARARRRFEGMEFILVGDEAQIRAGLKTHPNLTAASEIVHAPEVVSADEKPGAALRRAKSTSMGIAIDLVKQGRAGAAVSSGNTGALMAMAKLSLRTMPGIDRPALAALMPSLGENDTVMLDLGANTEVDARNLVQFAVMGAAYARTALDLANPRVALLNIGTEEMKGNQNIRDAAAQLRAADHLRLDFQGFIEGNKLSRGDVDVIVCDGFSGNIALKTVEGTARFVADLLKRAFSSSTRSKIGFLISRPATELLRHHLDPNNHNGAVFLGLNGIVVKSHGSANEIGVDTAIGFAAKMLRDDLGRRIAEDLGNFEAKAA, encoded by the coding sequence ATGACTAATCCCTCGCGAATCGCCGTCGATGCGATGGGCGGAGACGAGGGAATCGCCGTCATGCTGGCGGGCGTCGCCCGTGCACGCCGCCGGTTCGAGGGGATGGAATTCATCCTCGTCGGCGATGAAGCGCAGATCCGCGCGGGCCTGAAAACCCATCCGAACCTGACCGCCGCGTCGGAAATCGTCCATGCTCCCGAAGTGGTAAGCGCGGACGAGAAGCCCGGCGCGGCTCTTCGTCGTGCCAAATCGACCTCGATGGGAATCGCCATCGATCTGGTCAAACAGGGCCGCGCCGGCGCCGCCGTCTCCTCGGGCAATACCGGAGCGCTGATGGCGATGGCCAAGCTGTCGCTGCGGACCATGCCGGGGATCGACCGGCCCGCACTCGCCGCCTTGATGCCCAGCCTCGGCGAAAACGACACGGTGATGCTCGACCTCGGCGCAAATACCGAGGTCGATGCCCGCAACCTCGTCCAGTTCGCGGTGATGGGCGCCGCCTATGCGCGCACCGCGCTCGATCTGGCGAATCCCCGGGTCGCCCTGCTCAACATCGGCACCGAGGAGATGAAGGGCAACCAGAACATCCGCGACGCCGCCGCCCAACTGCGCGCCGCCGATCACCTGCGTCTGGATTTCCAGGGCTTTATCGAGGGCAACAAGCTGTCGCGCGGCGATGTCGACGTGATCGTGTGCGACGGTTTCTCGGGCAACATCGCATTGAAGACCGTCGAGGGCACCGCGCGTTTCGTCGCCGATCTGCTCAAACGGGCCTTTTCCAGCTCGACGCGCTCGAAGATCGGCTTCCTGATCTCGCGCCCGGCGACCGAGCTGCTGCGCCACCATCTCGATCCCAACAATCACAACGGCGCGGTGTTTCTCGGGCTCAACGGCATTGTCGTGAAGAGCCATGGCAGCGCCAACGAAATCGGCGTCGACACCGCGATCGGCTTCGCCGCCAAGATGCTGCGCGACGACCTCGGCCGCCGCATCGCCGAGGATCTCGGCAATTTCGAAGCGAAGGCGGCCTAG